From the Leptospira sp. WS60.C2 genome, one window contains:
- a CDS encoding sensor histidine kinase: MGIAMSRLLEKPYLSICLLFLITSVAITSYTYSLLKPKDTSISEYYLTDNADYFVGDIPADDSGMVDFQKMHKVYWLSTSGWINDDEIKRIADSEYIWLRSKAFSTIENEDLHFLLEHSGLNIEIFNEYGNSIFKYGEFSDPKYLPSLFQSKFSWVKIPNDNSKYYYFRLYHKKGILFSITIIDNLIGKQTALYREIALKNLTTIFFHSFFMMIGIICALVYFIEYKKQYNILLDFSAFALCFGILGLTSNEFIRFLFTNTQTLYILSIISSNFVFIPMLSGVRRLFGSGSFKVLDLLIYIDVFVCSLTTILVFSLPFTDISHSFFISTRSFFILFNILNILGPILITYESWKKGNKEAFGHFVGFSVTLLLVILEIFLAIKYNDNSPSGIVFWGVLFGVISQGFALERTLFADRQKALLYKEDLLKAEKTLKESQLKTLQTKMNPHYLFNSLNTIHALHKIKPELIGDAIMSLANNYRFISDRTDRDWIPFDEEWNFLEDYLHLQKLRFFDTIQIDFKKSGDFRSVVLPPLLLQPIIENSFKHGFRGSSDIQFQLFIHAKMIKDSVFSFVVYDNGTGIPEDLLSDKQKLLSRSLGNIKERLKNLYSEFRFDITKNYPEGTRTEIEIILSSKVQSTS, translated from the coding sequence ATGGGTATAGCAATGAGCAGATTGTTAGAAAAACCATATCTATCGATCTGCTTACTTTTTCTAATCACCTCTGTTGCAATCACGTCTTATACCTATTCTCTACTCAAACCTAAAGACACTTCTATTTCAGAATACTATCTCACCGACAATGCTGACTATTTTGTGGGAGATATTCCTGCAGATGATTCAGGAATGGTTGATTTTCAAAAAATGCATAAAGTGTATTGGTTATCCACTTCAGGTTGGATTAACGATGACGAAATCAAACGGATTGCTGATTCAGAATACATTTGGCTAAGATCAAAAGCTTTTTCTACCATTGAAAACGAAGACCTTCATTTCTTACTAGAGCACTCTGGCTTGAATATTGAAATTTTCAATGAGTATGGAAACTCTATTTTTAAATATGGAGAATTTTCAGATCCAAAGTATTTACCAAGTTTATTCCAATCCAAATTTTCTTGGGTCAAAATACCAAACGATAATTCAAAATATTATTATTTTCGATTGTACCACAAAAAAGGAATTTTATTCTCCATAACAATCATTGATAACTTGATTGGCAAACAAACTGCACTTTATCGAGAGATTGCTCTAAAAAACTTAACAACTATTTTTTTCCATTCATTCTTTATGATGATAGGAATTATATGTGCCTTGGTTTATTTTATTGAATATAAAAAGCAATATAACATCCTTCTCGATTTTTCTGCGTTTGCACTATGTTTTGGTATTTTGGGTTTAACATCGAATGAATTCATACGTTTTCTTTTTACAAATACACAAACGTTGTATATCCTTTCCATTATTTCATCAAACTTCGTCTTTATACCCATGTTGTCTGGTGTCAGAAGATTGTTTGGTAGTGGATCTTTTAAAGTATTAGATTTATTAATTTACATCGATGTTTTTGTCTGCTCACTCACCACGATTTTAGTTTTTTCACTGCCATTCACCGACATTTCACATTCCTTTTTCATAAGTACTCGTAGTTTCTTTATTCTATTCAATATACTCAATATCTTAGGACCTATTTTGATTACATATGAATCATGGAAAAAAGGAAACAAAGAAGCATTTGGACATTTTGTTGGCTTTAGTGTTACTTTGTTACTTGTCATACTTGAAATCTTTTTAGCGATCAAATATAATGATAACTCACCATCTGGAATCGTATTCTGGGGAGTATTGTTTGGAGTGATTTCACAAGGTTTTGCTCTTGAAAGGACATTATTTGCAGACAGACAAAAAGCACTCCTTTACAAAGAAGATTTACTCAAAGCAGAAAAAACTTTAAAAGAGAGCCAGCTTAAAACATTACAAACAAAAATGAATCCCCATTATTTGTTTAATTCTCTCAATACAATCCATGCTTTACATAAAATAAAACCTGAATTGATCGGGGATGCGATTATGAGTTTAGCCAACAATTATCGCTTCATTTCAGATCGAACTGATCGTGACTGGATTCCATTTGATGAGGAATGGAACTTTTTAGAGGACTATTTACATCTACAAAAACTTAGATTTTTTGATACCATTCAAATTGATTTTAAAAAATCAGGTGACTTTCGTTCCGTTGTCTTACCTCCTCTTCTCTTGCAACCCATCATTGAAAATTCATTCAAACATGGGTTTCGAGGTTCATCAGACATTCAATTTCAACTATTCATCCATGCAAAAATGATAAAAGATTCTGTTTTTAGCTTTGTTGTATATGATAATGGAACAGGAATTCCTGAAGATCTTTTGTCCGATAAACAAAAGTTATTGAGTCGTTCCCTTGGGAATATCAAAGAACGATTAAAAAATCTATATTCAGAATTTAGATTTGATATTACAAAGAACTATCCAGAAGGAACAAGAACAGAAATCGAAATTATCCTAAGCTCTAAGGTTCAGTCAACTTCCTAA
- a CDS encoding hydrogen peroxide-inducible genes activator, with the protein MTITQLRYIVALDQFKSFAKAAEHCLVAQPTLSLQIQKVEQELGFDLFDRKKNPIITTKLGKEVVEQAKSTLKEADKLYEIAGQWKDEPAGNISLGIIPTVSNYLIPSIYKKLQSEFPKVNFRISELPTLTIIDKLESEEIDLGILATPLKITNVVELPLYYEPFVVYYPKDAKEKSASVSMKHIEKYPLLVLGEEHCFRHQSLKICNRNALAKIESGSVETLKRMVDMGIGVTLLPKLAVDKVTDRIVPFQSPEPAREISLVYKKGFYKTKILNKLSNLILNVIPKEYHKKEKFKVIGVSIGQD; encoded by the coding sequence ATGACAATTACACAACTTCGTTATATTGTTGCTCTTGATCAATTCAAAAGTTTTGCAAAAGCCGCCGAACATTGTTTAGTTGCTCAGCCTACCTTAAGTTTACAAATACAAAAAGTGGAACAAGAACTTGGATTTGACTTGTTTGATCGTAAAAAAAATCCCATCATCACTACCAAATTAGGGAAAGAAGTTGTTGAGCAGGCCAAATCCACTTTAAAAGAAGCAGATAAATTATATGAAATCGCGGGACAATGGAAAGATGAACCAGCGGGAAACATATCACTTGGAATCATCCCAACTGTTAGTAATTATTTGATTCCTTCTATTTATAAAAAATTACAATCTGAATTTCCTAAAGTCAACTTTCGTATCTCAGAATTACCCACACTCACCATCATTGATAAATTAGAATCCGAAGAAATTGATTTGGGAATTTTAGCCACTCCACTAAAAATTACCAATGTCGTTGAACTTCCACTCTATTATGAACCATTTGTGGTATATTATCCCAAAGATGCGAAAGAAAAGTCAGCATCTGTTTCCATGAAACATATCGAGAAGTATCCTTTACTGGTTTTGGGAGAGGAACATTGTTTTCGTCACCAATCTCTTAAAATTTGTAACCGGAATGCCTTAGCAAAGATCGAAAGTGGAAGTGTGGAAACTTTAAAACGAATGGTCGATATGGGAATCGGTGTCACCCTTTTGCCGAAACTTGCCGTGGATAAGGTAACTGATAGAATTGTTCCGTTTCAGTCTCCAGAACCTGCAAGGGAGATTAGTTTGGTCTACAAAAAGGGATTTTATAAGACAAAAATTTTAAACAAACTTTCTAATTTGATACTAAATGTCATTCCTAAGGAATACCATAAAAAAGAAAAATTCAAAGTCATCGGAGTTTCTATCGGGCAGGACTGA
- a CDS encoding LytR/AlgR family response regulator transcription factor, giving the protein MDYVMNCPELKLAGIAESGDKANILLAEKKFDLVFMDINLPVINGMDILRANHSKSTFFIITTAYSEHAVEAFDLDATDYLLKPFSFERFRKSVEKALRFLQESKQNAGGGNQNQIHLKIQSDSAVFLLPYPDIQFISANNKCCVVHTTQKDYETPKLLKEIEEKLPSDQFIRIHKGFLVNLSYVASLRYDKGGSYTIQLKNEDETTLPVGRSYAQALKEALKL; this is encoded by the coding sequence ATGGACTATGTCATGAATTGTCCCGAATTAAAACTTGCTGGGATCGCAGAAAGTGGCGATAAGGCAAACATACTTCTTGCAGAAAAGAAATTTGATTTAGTATTCATGGATATCAACTTACCAGTGATCAATGGTATGGATATCCTAAGAGCCAATCATTCCAAGTCGACTTTTTTCATTATCACCACAGCTTACAGTGAACATGCTGTCGAAGCATTTGATTTGGATGCAACGGATTATTTGTTAAAACCATTTTCGTTTGAAAGATTTCGTAAATCGGTAGAAAAAGCCCTTCGGTTTTTACAAGAATCCAAACAAAATGCAGGCGGTGGAAACCAAAATCAAATCCATTTAAAAATCCAATCAGATTCAGCCGTTTTTTTATTACCTTATCCAGACATTCAATTCATTTCCGCAAATAACAAATGCTGTGTGGTCCATACAACACAAAAAGACTACGAAACACCTAAATTACTGAAGGAAATCGAGGAAAAACTACCCTCAGACCAATTCATTCGAATTCACAAAGGTTTTTTGGTGAACCTAAGTTATGTGGCTAGCCTTCGTTATGACAAAGGTGGCTCTTATACAATCCAGCTCAAAAATGAAGATGAAACCACATTGCCAGTGGGAAGATCCTACGCGCAGGCCCTAAAAGAAGCTTTAAAACTTTAA
- a CDS encoding PP2C family protein-serine/threonine phosphatase — protein sequence MRILSFFLSIFLLTMLPLVAEPVIVSADSVTSLSQNWTFTTNNVTKSIQVGKGLSLQGYKPPLEGYYELQFQFKSSQKPLGIYLDRVQEIDSLIVNGIPLGKTGSILPDGTYLPNWYYKRLYYIPNDVLKENAPNNLKIEIHFRNQTFQGGLFRSVPVIGNYDKLNEIIIMEDGRDFCFIMLFFGIGAYQIFSIILKRQAKTNFYLLLSTVFFVMWRLPLLNISYSYTNVSFFFWLKLFFTSQTLLPVSIFLFSYSLFQKKPLLKERLLISFLVLIAFLQTWNIELPTRILLLRIWEVSLLFVVFFILRAVIRAAKAKKIEAYFLSIGFVCICLGATFDIFIDVTSGKNIYLTQYGFLILMILSGVAISYRNAKNETELSILTKDLEIRVRERTLELREKNQDLEQDLFFASQLQSYLLPKNHPNTKGIRIHTTYLPMRQVGGDLYDWVELDDNRLILLIADVAGHGVPAAFVSSMVKVQFRESTKSIHSPGLILEHMNKALTSLVSRYFITACCALVDTKENTIIFSTAGHPNPILFNKIRKKFEFMKIKGPIIGWRDSFTYSEWKHKIQNGDRYFFFTDGVTEARAENKLFGEGKILDLLEKGKEKDIKALSQEIVVQITKYSESELKDDVTFFFVDIL from the coding sequence ATGAGAATTCTCTCATTTTTTTTATCCATATTTTTGCTCACGATGCTTCCCCTCGTTGCGGAACCTGTCATAGTAAGTGCTGATTCTGTCACATCTCTTTCACAAAATTGGACATTTACAACCAATAATGTCACAAAGTCGATCCAAGTTGGAAAAGGCCTATCCTTACAAGGATACAAACCGCCATTGGAAGGATATTACGAGCTCCAATTTCAATTCAAATCTAGCCAGAAACCTCTCGGAATCTACTTAGATCGTGTTCAGGAAATTGATTCTCTTATCGTAAATGGAATTCCTCTCGGAAAAACAGGCTCCATACTTCCCGATGGAACTTACCTCCCCAATTGGTATTACAAAAGACTGTATTACATTCCCAATGATGTATTAAAAGAAAATGCACCCAACAACTTAAAGATCGAAATCCATTTTCGAAACCAAACATTCCAAGGTGGTCTTTTCCGAAGTGTGCCTGTGATTGGAAATTATGACAAACTCAATGAAATCATCATCATGGAAGATGGACGGGATTTTTGTTTCATTATGTTATTTTTTGGTATCGGTGCCTATCAAATTTTTTCGATCATCTTAAAACGACAAGCAAAGACAAATTTTTACCTTCTTCTTTCGACTGTTTTCTTTGTAATGTGGAGATTGCCACTTCTAAACATAAGTTATTCGTATACAAATGTTTCCTTTTTCTTTTGGTTAAAATTATTTTTTACATCACAAACACTCTTACCTGTTTCTATCTTTTTATTCAGTTATTCTTTATTCCAAAAAAAACCATTGTTAAAAGAAAGACTATTGATATCCTTTTTAGTCTTAATTGCTTTTTTACAAACATGGAACATTGAACTACCAACCCGAATTTTATTACTAAGGATTTGGGAAGTTTCACTTTTGTTCGTGGTATTTTTTATTTTGAGAGCTGTGATTCGAGCAGCTAAAGCAAAAAAAATTGAAGCCTATTTCCTTTCTATCGGATTTGTTTGTATTTGCTTGGGAGCCACCTTTGACATCTTCATCGACGTAACCTCTGGAAAAAATATCTACTTAACCCAATACGGTTTTTTGATTTTGATGATTTTGTCTGGAGTTGCTATCTCCTATCGTAATGCGAAAAACGAAACGGAACTCTCCATACTAACAAAAGATTTAGAAATTCGTGTCAGAGAAAGAACATTGGAGCTACGTGAAAAAAACCAAGACTTAGAGCAGGACTTGTTTTTTGCCTCCCAACTCCAAAGTTATCTATTACCAAAAAATCATCCGAACACAAAAGGAATTCGTATCCATACTACCTATCTACCGATGCGACAAGTAGGTGGAGATTTGTATGATTGGGTTGAATTAGACGACAATCGTTTAATACTGCTGATTGCAGATGTGGCAGGCCATGGTGTTCCCGCTGCTTTTGTTTCTTCAATGGTGAAAGTACAATTTCGCGAATCTACTAAATCCATTCATTCGCCAGGACTCATTTTAGAACATATGAACAAAGCACTCACGTCGCTTGTCAGTCGTTACTTTATAACCGCTTGTTGTGCATTAGTTGATACAAAAGAGAATACTATTATTTTTTCAACTGCGGGTCATCCAAATCCAATTTTATTCAATAAAATACGAAAAAAATTCGAGTTTATGAAAATTAAAGGTCCAATCATTGGATGGCGCGATTCGTTTACCTATAGTGAATGGAAACACAAAATCCAGAATGGAGACAGGTATTTCTTTTTTACTGACGGAGTCACGGAAGCTCGTGCTGAAAACAAATTATTTGGTGAAGGCAAAATTCTTGATTTATTAGAGAAAGGTAAGGAAAAAGACATCAAAGCTTTGTCACAAGAAATTGTAGTTCAAATTACAAAATATTCTGAGTCAGAATTGAAAGATGATGTAACCTTTTTCTTTGTCGACATACTCTAA
- a CDS encoding SCO family protein gives MGFVLPSGESLDPNFWTRKKSVMYFGFSHCPDMCPLTLTNFGRASLILGEKAKEFQFVFITLDPDRDSPSTLEKYVQNFPSKNLTALSPNVESLEKLTKMFGIVREKVGQGNSYRIDHSNFIYVIDESLTPVKTFPGGVSANALASELRKLTEP, from the coding sequence ATGGGTTTTGTCTTGCCAAGTGGGGAATCCTTGGATCCAAACTTTTGGACGCGAAAAAAATCAGTAATGTATTTTGGATTTTCCCATTGCCCAGATATGTGCCCGCTAACATTAACGAATTTTGGTAGGGCTTCCTTGATCTTAGGTGAGAAGGCAAAAGAGTTTCAATTTGTGTTTATCACACTAGATCCTGATCGAGATTCTCCTTCCACGTTAGAGAAATATGTACAAAACTTCCCAAGCAAAAATCTGACAGCACTCTCACCGAATGTCGAAAGTCTTGAAAAATTGACAAAGATGTTTGGGATTGTTCGAGAAAAGGTGGGCCAAGGAAATTCCTATCGAATTGATCACTCCAATTTCATCTATGTGATTGATGAAAGTTTAACACCAGTCAAAACTTTTCCAGGTGGCGTTTCAGCTAATGCACTTGCGAGCGAACTTAGGAAGTTGACTGAACCTTAG
- a CDS encoding multicopper oxidase domain-containing protein: MDRKSFLTTIGFGVMGFVGSIFGSMGFNSKRSNEICGPTDPSTTQTNYGVVTTPTVSDNYQNSIGAGGSLRGTNTYGSMAHPPFFIKEDYTQRFYYPPNYSNSKSKIKEFQLNLFPLSVNIAHNVNYQAWTFDGVVPGPILRANLGDKLRIHVKNSSPDPHSLHFHGSHDPLEDGWEPIPAFGERTYTIEAGPVGLHPYHCHVPPLMVHTAKGLYGALLVDPVVKRKPAHEFVLTFSGWDIKGQGKNDYYTWNGIAGIYDRYPMKVPVGERVRFYIQNMMEREPVMTFHLHAQTFDIIRSLGTTVPDGHSDVVTIGQTERVVIEFVLKKKGRYMFHPHQTHMAENGGMGWIVAV; encoded by the coding sequence ATGGATCGGAAAAGTTTTTTAACTACAATTGGTTTTGGAGTGATGGGTTTTGTAGGATCCATTTTTGGTTCCATGGGATTTAATTCCAAAAGATCAAATGAAATTTGTGGACCGACTGATCCATCTACCACACAAACAAACTATGGAGTGGTAACAACTCCAACAGTTAGTGATAACTATCAGAATTCCATTGGTGCTGGTGGAAGTTTACGAGGAACCAATACATACGGAAGTATGGCTCATCCTCCTTTTTTTATAAAGGAGGATTATACGCAAAGGTTTTACTATCCACCTAATTATAGTAATTCGAAAAGTAAGATAAAGGAATTCCAGTTAAACCTATTTCCATTAAGTGTCAATATTGCTCATAATGTGAATTACCAAGCATGGACATTTGATGGAGTTGTACCTGGGCCTATTTTACGCGCAAATTTAGGGGATAAACTTCGAATTCATGTTAAAAATTCGAGTCCAGATCCTCACTCGTTACATTTTCATGGATCTCATGATCCACTAGAAGATGGTTGGGAACCTATTCCAGCATTTGGAGAAAGGACATATACGATTGAAGCTGGTCCCGTAGGATTACACCCTTATCATTGTCATGTTCCGCCACTTATGGTACATACTGCCAAAGGATTGTATGGTGCCTTACTCGTTGATCCAGTTGTCAAAAGGAAACCAGCACATGAATTTGTTCTTACGTTTTCTGGATGGGATATAAAAGGTCAAGGGAAGAATGATTATTACACCTGGAATGGAATAGCAGGAATCTATGACCGTTATCCTATGAAAGTTCCAGTTGGAGAAAGAGTTCGTTTTTACATTCAAAACATGATGGAACGAGAACCTGTGATGACGTTTCATTTGCATGCACAAACATTTGATATCATTCGTAGTTTAGGAACAACTGTCCCTGATGGGCATTCGGACGTTGTGACCATTGGCCAAACGGAACGTGTTGTGATTGAATTTGTGCTGAAGAAAAAGGGACGTTATATGTTCCATCCGCACCAAACACACATGGCAGAAAATGGAGGAATGGGATGGATTGTCGCCGTTTAA
- a CDS encoding MotA/TolQ/ExbB proton channel family protein, which translates to MQEYVELGEELVFVAMGIASVIALAVFAERLIYYKKTLGKKNEDYLSEVRNSLQEEPEIHWKTNVGEDSIYHRFLQFALKQLKLGRKGLDESLDGQILSEKLELEKRLPILNTLGNNAPFIGLLGTVLGVIKAFYGLGTLGSSGAEVVMRSISTALLATAAGLAVAIPVVMANNYFSRKAKVILQNLEILKKELLSYQMNKTKV; encoded by the coding sequence ATGCAAGAATATGTAGAGTTAGGTGAAGAATTAGTTTTCGTTGCAATGGGAATCGCAAGCGTGATTGCTTTAGCAGTATTTGCAGAGAGATTGATTTACTACAAAAAAACATTAGGTAAAAAAAACGAAGACTACTTATCGGAAGTGAGAAACTCACTACAAGAAGAGCCTGAAATTCATTGGAAAACAAACGTAGGAGAAGATTCGATCTATCACCGATTTCTCCAATTCGCGTTAAAACAATTAAAATTAGGACGAAAAGGCCTTGATGAAAGTTTAGATGGTCAGATCCTATCAGAAAAATTGGAACTTGAAAAACGGCTTCCAATCCTAAATACGCTAGGGAACAATGCGCCTTTCATTGGACTTCTAGGTACCGTGTTAGGTGTTATCAAAGCTTTTTATGGATTGGGAACTTTAGGTAGCTCTGGTGCAGAAGTCGTGATGCGTTCGATCTCGACTGCCCTTCTTGCGACAGCTGCCGGTCTTGCTGTGGCAATTCCAGTAGTTATGGCAAATAATTATTTTTCCAGAAAGGCAAAAGTCATTTTGCAAAATCTCGAAATATTGAAAAAAGAACTACTCTCTTATCAAATGAATAAGACAAAGGTATAA
- a CDS encoding TonB-dependent receptor plug domain-containing protein, with product MKSAKYKLNKFILTGILFLFFGFPVFAVSIKAKLINPKKEVAEKNLSVLIFETKKFAQTDAEGNVTLDFPAPGDYTLRLLRDTGIQEIKISVGSEDEARTIYTEKKASAPKSGIVVEGEREKTIASRTKVRYEEIKRMPGTFGEALRALETLPGVIPNIGFGGGANGIIIRGANPNANTYLYDDLPILYPFHLDGLTSVIHNDLIKSIDLYSGAYPANFNNATGGIIEIETVDSVQKAKGAFQVSLWNTTAYAATPTSGGKGYLAIAGKLGYLDRTLGASGLLPEGIRLPRYNDSQIKYVHNFTPEHQIAFYNLTAQDNFAIDVPTKPANDPTGSQLALLSGARASFGQSFRTTALRYTWIPGDKFQNRFTLINFDPIGEYNVGIGAIQGKQYQRGSYVGVRQDAYWTATKFLKVDFGTEVRRFQFRDYGTEVALRDPTNLAPNPYNTANPDFVGRPINIQGISPYYNAYTTLHFKFGNFLFEPGARYDYIQVTGNGALTPRATASYTFPEVGKGMTIYGSGGDVSRFPLTTNFNAETGNPDLRFERARKVSAGIDQKIDQVWQVKAEFFKNEFTDTIIDDPYVSTPVGLNPDKSQWLTRPIVANRPLNYSNRATGWSHGYELLIRKNARPGTRDWFGWISYTWSQSFQNTNLYQVYDGDTTQVGGIERKILAAYFPNSIEQLAPWDRTHVANVIYGWRVNEGFQIGGRWSYLTSVPSRPIIGDDGGRFSNPINGLTFWNPRYSNNPYTAEYGNVKRGTDFHRFDIRFDIFENYSWGYLNWYLEIVNVYMRKNKNGFDFDNSRPFSATNPRENDTFGTLELPGGTVIPFFNVGMEVHF from the coding sequence ATGAAATCAGCAAAATACAAATTAAATAAGTTTATTCTCACTGGAATCTTATTCCTATTTTTTGGATTTCCTGTTTTTGCAGTGAGTATCAAAGCAAAATTGATCAATCCAAAAAAGGAAGTGGCAGAAAAGAACCTATCTGTATTAATTTTTGAAACCAAAAAATTTGCACAAACAGATGCAGAGGGAAACGTCACACTTGATTTTCCTGCCCCGGGTGATTACACCTTAAGGTTGTTACGCGATACTGGCATTCAAGAAATCAAAATTTCTGTTGGTAGCGAAGATGAAGCAAGAACGATTTACACAGAAAAAAAAGCTTCAGCACCTAAGTCAGGAATCGTTGTGGAAGGAGAACGAGAAAAAACCATCGCCTCCAGAACCAAAGTTCGCTATGAAGAAATCAAACGTATGCCAGGTACATTTGGAGAAGCACTCCGCGCTTTGGAGACCCTGCCTGGAGTCATTCCCAACATTGGATTCGGTGGTGGAGCAAACGGTATCATTATTCGTGGTGCTAATCCAAATGCGAATACATATTTATATGACGATCTTCCAATCCTATATCCTTTTCACTTAGATGGACTAACATCAGTAATCCATAATGATTTGATCAAATCGATTGACTTGTATTCAGGTGCTTATCCAGCAAACTTCAATAATGCGACCGGTGGTATTATTGAAATTGAAACGGTAGATTCCGTTCAAAAAGCTAAAGGAGCATTTCAAGTATCCCTTTGGAATACAACGGCATACGCGGCGACTCCTACTTCTGGAGGAAAAGGTTATTTAGCAATCGCAGGGAAACTGGGATACTTAGATAGAACTCTCGGAGCCAGTGGTTTACTTCCGGAAGGGATTCGATTACCAAGATACAATGATTCACAAATCAAGTATGTGCATAACTTCACACCAGAACACCAAATTGCCTTTTATAACTTAACAGCCCAAGATAACTTTGCCATTGATGTTCCAACAAAACCTGCAAACGATCCTACAGGCTCCCAACTCGCACTACTCAGTGGTGCCAGGGCAAGTTTTGGACAAAGTTTTAGAACCACTGCACTTCGTTATACCTGGATTCCTGGTGATAAATTTCAAAACCGATTTACTCTTATTAATTTTGATCCAATCGGTGAATACAACGTAGGTATTGGAGCCATCCAAGGAAAACAATACCAAAGAGGGAGTTATGTTGGTGTGAGGCAAGATGCCTATTGGACAGCCACAAAATTTTTAAAAGTTGATTTTGGAACAGAGGTTCGACGATTTCAGTTTCGCGATTATGGAACGGAAGTTGCATTGCGTGATCCCACAAACCTTGCCCCAAACCCATATAATACAGCTAACCCTGACTTTGTGGGAAGACCTATCAACATTCAAGGCATTTCACCGTATTATAATGCTTATACGACACTGCATTTCAAATTTGGTAACTTCTTATTTGAGCCAGGGGCCCGGTATGATTACATTCAAGTTACTGGAAATGGAGCCTTAACTCCAAGAGCGACCGCATCTTATACATTCCCAGAAGTCGGGAAAGGAATGACTATCTATGGAAGTGGTGGAGATGTTTCACGTTTTCCACTAACAACTAACTTTAATGCTGAAACAGGGAACCCTGATTTACGATTTGAACGAGCAAGAAAAGTAAGTGCAGGTATTGATCAAAAAATTGATCAAGTTTGGCAAGTTAAGGCAGAATTCTTTAAAAACGAGTTCACAGACACAATCATTGATGATCCTTACGTTTCCACACCAGTAGGATTAAATCCAGATAAATCACAATGGTTAACAAGACCAATCGTAGCCAATAGACCACTAAATTATTCGAACAGAGCTACTGGATGGTCGCACGGTTATGAATTGCTCATTCGTAAAAATGCAAGACCAGGCACTAGAGATTGGTTTGGTTGGATTTCCTACACTTGGTCACAATCGTTCCAAAACACAAACTTATACCAAGTGTATGATGGTGATACAACACAAGTTGGTGGAATCGAACGAAAAATATTAGCTGCTTACTTTCCTAATTCTATCGAACAATTAGCACCGTGGGATCGAACACACGTAGCAAACGTAATTTACGGATGGAGAGTCAATGAAGGATTTCAAATCGGTGGGCGTTGGAGTTATTTAACATCTGTTCCATCTCGACCAATTATTGGTGACGATGGTGGAAGATTTTCTAACCCGATCAACGGATTAACGTTCTGGAATCCCAGATATTCAAATAATCCGTATACGGCAGAATATGGGAATGTCAAAAGAGGAACTGACTTTCATAGATTTGATATTCGATTTGATATCTTCGAAAACTATTCATGGGGTTACCTAAACTGGTATCTTGAAATTGTAAACGTCTACATGAGAAAAAACAAAAATGGATTTGATTTTGATAACTCTAGACCTTTTTCGGCAACAAACCCAAGAGAAAACGATACATTCGGTACTTTAGAATTACCTGGTGGCACAGTAATTCCATTTTTCAACGTAGGTATGGAGGTACATTTTTAA
- a CDS encoding biopolymer transporter ExbD, producing MAGASGSQDEEIGSINITPMVDVILVLLVIFMVTANFLKKESLNINLPKVQAADPNVAESVQVALTKTGAILLEGKDTDITGLVRNLEREAKIRPNMRLTLSADESLPYGKITELMGIIRKAGVTKIALSVKK from the coding sequence ATGGCTGGAGCATCAGGATCACAAGACGAAGAAATTGGAAGTATTAACATCACACCAATGGTGGATGTGATTTTAGTACTTCTTGTTATCTTTATGGTTACTGCAAATTTTCTGAAAAAAGAAAGTTTGAACATCAATTTACCAAAAGTACAGGCTGCCGATCCAAACGTGGCAGAATCGGTTCAAGTTGCCTTAACCAAAACAGGTGCAATTCTTTTGGAAGGCAAAGACACGGACATAACTGGTCTTGTACGCAACTTGGAAAGAGAAGCAAAAATCAGACCGAACATGCGCTTGACTTTATCTGCAGACGAGAGTTTGCCTTATGGAAAAATCACGGAGCTGATGGGAATCATCCGAAAAGCCGGAGTGACTAAAATTGCCCTCAGTGTAAAAAAATGA